A single Cottoperca gobio chromosome 7, fCotGob3.1, whole genome shotgun sequence DNA region contains:
- the iqsec2b gene encoding LOW QUALITY PROTEIN: IQ motif and SEC7 domain-containing protein 1 (The sequence of the model RefSeq protein was modified relative to this genomic sequence to represent the inferred CDS: deleted 2 bases in 1 codon), whose protein sequence is MSSRKRWLTPRRSKLYIVEGDAQCPETGARKDSSFSQAPYLRGLDRYTDSSTAAPGPREPSCVSVSNSASLAWALRTRHQPASLALRKQEEEENKRCKALSDTYELSTDLQDKKVDMLERKYGGSFVSRRAARIIQTAFRQYRMNKNFERLRSSASESRMTRRIILSNMRLQYSFDERQPQQQAQTQTSFTHNVAIGPPHSPDPDRPGDYTHLEDSFSKQVKSLADSIDDALTCRGGRDDSQEGSREGGGISEDFGECVWSSSSNPSSQRGLGERARGAGGGLSMHGDSTATSYSDVTLYMDDGMPSSPLSLDRAPSSTDTEYWGPGGGVGGREDSRDTEGGGSSNSRRSTPCTECRDYRLRGAHLPLLTIEPPSDSSVDMSDRSDRGSLNRQLVYEQEPGVGVGSPQGTLKHSPNTGTRPPSTAAAQGQTRAPGRPIPTHIPQQVAAHHHHHHHPIHHHQYPDTPSSSSSPQQPPTTPLSSSSSTALPPGGLEQPCCSDGDNDSLNSTTNSNETVNCSSGSSSQDSLREPLPPLGKQTYQRESRHSWDSPPFNSDVVQRRQYRIGLNLFNKKPEKGIQYLIERGFVSDTPVGIARFILERKGLSRQMIGEFLGNRQRQFNKDVLDCVVDEMDFSGMDLDDALRKFQAQIKVQGEAQKVERLIEAFSQRYCVCNPTLVRQFQNPDTIFILAFAIILLNTDMYSPNVKAERKMKLEDFIKNLRGVDNGQDIPRDLLVGIYQRIQKWELRTNDDHVSQVQAVERVIVGKKPVLSLPHRRLVCCCQLYEVPDPNRPQRTGVHQREVFLFNDLLVVTKIFQKKKTSVTYSFRQSFPLVEMQVHMFQNSYYPHGIRLTTAVLGGERKVLIVFMAPSQQDRTRFVSDLRESIAEVQEMEKYRVESELEKQKGVMRPSLLTGGVGGKSDVVNGTLGRTSFDDSVGDGLKRTALSSSLRDLSDAGKRGRRNSVGSLDSTMEGSIISSPQPHQRYQVPGVVPGCYGTEDFRPHRPILSPGSGVGGGPGQQHTTAGTGVGGVSSSVERTGAGSGPGGSSSNNSGSFLGSLFGSKRAKPPGPLIPPGPPYPAPVPPPTTGGPPPHSPSSLCQLDGGPSKIQALHAQYCHVGTVQPPPPYYHHHRYHVQTVPPPLQGVPPHTIQRGPLPCRPPLGAPYAPHPQLAHLSQLSQHGLAGRYANMVVGCPPPLSPLSQHSQNPQFALYHAQPTHSIRGGGLPGTKLPLTMSHSHPHPHAHSQTHPGHVHTPHPASHSTHQTHFIFGTLPHNLPSASVNAHHAVTVGPYLPQYPPLSSIPPPPPHSPLPPPLSPLTPLTPLSPPPPAPRAASAGAAGDGGWSDRYRGQLQVQAYQPDKYRGVSRMWGHRGQRSDYRVEEVGRARSRTKSARTESNSSSASDKRKRSLLRLCYFHLRFPHM, encoded by the exons GTGGACATGCTGGAGAGAAAGTACGGTGGCTCCTTCGTAAGTCGCAGAGCAGCCAGGATCATCCAGACAGCCTTCAGACAATATCGTATGAACAAGAACTTCGAGCGTCTCAGAAGCTCCGCGTCGGAGAGCCGCATGACCCGCCGCATCATCCTGTCCAACATGAGACTGCAGTATTCCTTCGACGAGCGCCAGCCTCAGCAGCAGGCCCAGACACAGACCAGCTTCACCCACAACGTGGCCATCGGGCCTCCTCACTCCCCCGACCCAGACCGCCCAGGAGACTACACCCACTTGGAGGACTCCTTCTCCAAACag GTCAAGTCCTTAGCTGACTCCATAGACGACGCCCTCACCTGCCGCGGGGGTCGCGATGACTCCCAggagggcagcagggagggCGGAGGGATTAGTGAAGACtttggagagtgtgtgtggagcagcagcagcaaccccTCCTCCCAAAGAGGTCTGGGAGAGCGTGCCAGGGGAGCAGGTGGAGGACTCAGCATGCACGGCGACAGCACCGCCACCTCGTACAGTGACGTCACGCTTTACATGGATGATGGCATGCCGTCATCCCCGCTGTCCCTGGATCGGGCTCCCAGCAGCACAGATACAGAGTACTGGGGCCCCGGTGGGGGTGTGGGAGGGCGTGAGGACagcagggacacagagggagggggcagcagcaacagtCGGCGCAGCACCCCGTGCACCGAGTGCAGGGATTATCGTCTCAGGGGCGCACATCTGCCTCTCCTCACTATCGAGCCGCCCAGCGACAGCTCAGTGGACATGAGTGACCGCTCAGATCGTGGCTCTCTGAACAGACAGCTGGTGTACGAGCAGGAGCCGGGGGTCGGAGTCGGCTCCCCTCAGGGAACCCTCAAACACTCCCCCAACACAGGCACCCGCCCTCCCTCCACGGCAGCTGCCCAGGGTCAGACCCGGGCGCCTGGCAGACCCATACCCACACACATCCCTCAGCAGGTGGCggcacaccaccaccaccaccaccaccccatCCACCACCATCAGTACCCTGACAcaccctcgtcctcctcctccccccagcagccccccaccacccctctgtcctcctcctcctctacagCGCTGCCCCCTGGTGGCCTGGAGCAGCCGTGCTGCTCGGACGGAGACAACGACTCGCTCAACTCCACCACCAACTCCAACGAGACGGTAAACTGCAGCTCCGGCTCCTCGTCCCAGGACAGCCTGAGGGAGCCTCTGCCTCCCTTGGGGAAGCAGACGTACCAGAGAGAAAGTCGCCATAGCTGGGACTCCCCGCCCTTCAACAGTGATGTGGTGCAGAGACGCCAGTATCGCATCGGCCTCAACCTCTTCAACAA GAAACCAGAGAAAGGGATCCAGTACCTGATAGAGAGAGGCTTTGTGTCGGACACTCCGGTTGGGATTGCTCGCTTCATCCTGGAGAGGAAAGGCCTCAGCAGGCAGATGATCGGAGAGTTCCtgggaaacagacagagacaattCAACAAAGATGTTTTAGA ctgtgTGGTGGATGAGATGGACTTCTCAGGGATGGACCTGGATGATGCTCTCAGGAAGTTCCAGGCTCAGATTAAAGTTCAAGGAGAAGCCCAGAAAGTGGAGCGGCTCATCGAGGCTTTcag TCagagatactgtgtgtgtaatccAACACTGGTTCGGCAGTTCCAGAACCCGGACACCATCTTCATCTTGGCCTTCGCCATCATCCTCCTCAACACAGACATGTACAGTCCCAACGTGAAAGctgagaggaagatgaagctGGAAGATTTCATCAAGAATCTGAGAG GTGTAGACAACGGTCAGGACATACCCAGGGACCTGCTGGTTGGGATCTACCAGCGGATACAGAAATGGGAGCTGCGGACCAACGATGACCACGTGTCCCAAGTGCAGGCAGTGGAGAGAGTCATTGTGGGCAAGAAGCCT GTGCTGTCCCTTCCTCACCGCAGGCTGGTATGTTGCTGCCAGCTGTACGAGGTGCCTGACCCCAACAGACCTCAGAGGACAGGAGTTCACCAACGAGAGGTCTTCCTCTTCAACGACCTGCTGGTG GTGACCAAGATCttccagaagaagaaaacctcAGTGACTTATAGTTTCAGACAATCGTTCCCTTTGGTTGAGATGCAAGTGCACATGTTCCAGAACTCTT ACTACCCTCACGGTATCCGCCTGACCACAGCGGTGCTGGGCGGGGAGAGGAAGGTCCTTATCGTCTTTATGGCGCCCAGTCAGCAGGACCGCACCCGCTTTGTCAGCgacctcagggagagcattgCTGAAGTGCAAGAGATGGAGAAGTACAGAGTGGAAT cgGAGCTGGAGAAACAGAAAGGTGTGATGCGACCCAGCTTGCTCACTGGAGGTGTCGGTGGGAAGAGCGATGTTGTGAATGGCACCCTGGGAAGGACAAGTTTTGATGACTCAGTGGGTGATGGTCTCAAACGCACAGCGCTCAGCTCATCTCTCAGGGACCTATCGGACGCAG GGAAACGTGGTCGCAGGAACAGTGTTGGTTCTCTGGACAGTACCATGGAA GGCTCCATTATTAGCAGCCCGCAGCCTCACCAGCGCTATCAGGTGCCAGGCGTTGTGCCCGGCTGTTATGGCACAGAAGACTTCCGGCCTCACCGCCCCATCCTGAGCCCCGGAtcgggggtggggggtgggccGGGGCAGCAACATACCACTGCTGGGACAGGAGTGGGGGGAGTCTCCAGCAGTGTCGAGAGAACAGGAGCGGGGAGCGGCCCTGGGgggagcagcagcaacaacagcggCTCCTTCCTGGGATCTCTATTCGGCAGCAAACGTGCCAAACCACCAGGGCCCCTTATTCCACCGGGGCCACCTTACCCCGCACCTGTACCCCCACCGACTACGGGAGGGCCCCCTCCTCACTCCCCTTCATCGCTGTGCCAGTTGGACGGGGGGCCTTCCAAGATCCAGGCACTGCACGCACAGTACTGTCACGTGGGCACCGTGCAGCCCCCACCACCTTACTACCATCACCATCGCTACCACGTCCAAACTGTCCCTCCTCCTTTGCAAGGCGTGCCCCCTCACACTATACAGAGAGGCCCACTACCCTGTCGTCCACCACTCGGCGCCCCGTACGCCCCGCACCCGCAGCTGGCCCATCTCTCCCAGCTTTCCCAGCATGGGCTTGCGGGTCGCTACGCCAACATGGTGGTGggatgtcccccccccctttctcctctctcccaaCATTCCCAGAACCCACAGTTTGCCCTGTACCACGCGCAGCCCACACACTCTATCAGAGGGGGCGGCCTCCCCGGTACCAAACTACCACTAACCATGTCTCACTCCCACCCGCACCCCCACGCACACTCCCAAACCCACCCCGGACACGTGCACACACCACACCCAGCCAGCCACTCCACCCACCAAACACACTTTATATTCGGCACTCTGCCCCACAACCTGCCGTCCGCCTCCGTAAATGCACATCACGCTGTGACCGTCGGCCCGTATCTGCCCCAGtaccctcctctttcttctatcccccctcccccaccacaTTCCCCTTTACCCCCCCCTTTGTCCCCCCTTACCCCTCTTacacctctctcccct cccccccctgcACCCCGGGCAGCCTCAGCAGGGGCCGCAGGTGACGGGGGCTGGAGCGACAGGTACAGGGGGCAGCTCCAAGTCCAAGCCTATCAACCGGATAAGTACCGTGGTGTGAGCAGGATGTGGGGCcacaggggtcagaggtcagattACAGAGTGGAGGAGGTTGGCAGAGCTCGGTCTCGGACCAAGTCAGCCAGGACGGAAAGTAACAGCAGCAGCGCGAGTGACAAGAGGAAGCGCAGTTTGCTTCGCCTCTGTTACTTTCACCTCCGTTTCCCACACATGTAG